The proteins below come from a single Sphingomicrobium sediminis genomic window:
- a CDS encoding Crp/Fnr family transcriptional regulator: protein MARTANQSIDLYQTLIDSGLPARPARALAGIDHRVVDVEPKRPFREMGTPRDEVMFVVSGLLCKYKTDGTGRRQIVGLRFPGEGILPSKGLRDFGIQAIVPSRVMVGSAADLEPIMKAHPEIAGFFFELVQRETRINYEWLVSTGRRDSTARVAHLLLETAVRANSDPVTDGLANPFTQQQIADITGQTSVNVNRVFADLERQGLIRREGRRVFFEDMAELERVASFHSEYLQ, encoded by the coding sequence ATGGCACGCACGGCGAATCAGAGCATCGATCTCTATCAAACATTGATCGACTCGGGCCTTCCCGCTCGTCCTGCTCGCGCACTGGCCGGGATCGACCATCGCGTCGTCGACGTCGAACCCAAGCGCCCCTTCCGCGAGATGGGGACGCCTCGTGACGAGGTCATGTTCGTGGTAAGCGGCCTGCTCTGCAAATATAAGACCGACGGCACCGGACGGCGCCAGATTGTCGGGCTCCGTTTCCCGGGTGAAGGCATCCTTCCGTCCAAGGGCCTGCGCGACTTCGGCATTCAGGCGATCGTGCCGAGCCGCGTGATGGTCGGCAGCGCAGCCGACCTCGAACCGATCATGAAGGCGCATCCCGAGATTGCGGGCTTCTTCTTCGAACTGGTGCAGCGCGAAACCCGCATCAATTACGAATGGCTGGTCTCGACCGGTCGTCGCGACAGCACTGCGCGCGTTGCGCACCTGCTGCTCGAAACCGCAGTCCGCGCCAATAGTGATCCCGTGACCGATGGCCTGGCGAATCCGTTCACACAGCAGCAGATCGCCGACATTACCGGCCAGACCTCGGTCAACGTGAACCGCGTCTTCGCCGATCTCGAACGCCAGGGCCTCATCCGCCGCGAAGGTCGCCGCGTCTTCTTCGAAGACATGGCCGAGCTGGAACGCGTGGCCAGCTTCCACTCCGAATATCTCCAGTAG
- a CDS encoding Glu/Leu/Phe/Val family dehydrogenase yields MTTLWDRPNFDDHEAIHFVTDAASGLKAIIAMHSTHLGPAAGGTRFWHYADDDDAVTDVLRLSRGMSYKNAMAGLPLGGGKAVILADENRTKTPEMLAAFGRAVDRLGGNYVTAEDVGMSVENMIAIAGTTDYVAGLPVEGEGDVGGDPGPHTAKGVFLGLKAAVKRKLERDDLSGVHVAIQGAGSVASHLARHLADEGARLSIADVAEDRVAALAKETGAAIVDPADILFLDADVVSPCALGAILSEETIAKLNTGIIAGAANNQLARPEDGQRLAARDILYAPDYVINAGGIINVSTEYLDDGGYELVRQRIAAIPGRLDQIWEESASSGRDPAAVADAMAKRLIGRA; encoded by the coding sequence ATGACGACACTGTGGGATCGTCCCAATTTCGACGATCACGAAGCCATTCATTTCGTGACCGACGCAGCCAGTGGCCTCAAGGCCATCATTGCCATGCACTCGACCCATCTGGGTCCGGCGGCGGGCGGCACGCGCTTTTGGCACTATGCCGATGACGATGATGCCGTGACCGACGTGCTGCGCCTGTCGCGCGGCATGAGCTACAAGAATGCCATGGCGGGCCTCCCGCTGGGCGGCGGCAAGGCCGTGATCCTCGCCGATGAAAACCGCACCAAGACGCCCGAAATGCTCGCTGCATTCGGCCGCGCCGTCGATCGGCTCGGCGGCAATTATGTGACGGCAGAAGATGTCGGCATGAGCGTCGAGAATATGATCGCGATCGCAGGGACGACCGATTATGTCGCCGGCCTTCCTGTCGAGGGCGAAGGCGATGTCGGTGGCGATCCTGGCCCGCATACGGCCAAGGGGGTGTTCCTCGGTCTCAAGGCCGCGGTGAAGCGCAAGCTCGAACGCGATGACTTGAGTGGCGTGCATGTCGCGATACAGGGCGCGGGCAGCGTTGCCAGCCATCTCGCGCGTCACCTTGCCGACGAAGGTGCGCGGCTTTCGATTGCCGACGTCGCCGAAGACCGCGTCGCTGCACTCGCCAAGGAAACCGGCGCTGCGATCGTTGATCCTGCGGACATCCTGTTCCTCGATGCCGACGTCGTGAGTCCCTGTGCGCTTGGCGCGATCCTCAGCGAGGAGACCATCGCCAAGCTCAACACCGGTATCATCGCCGGAGCGGCCAACAACCAGCTGGCCCGTCCCGAGGACGGCCAGCGCCTCGCCGCGCGCGACATTCTCTATGCGCCCGATTATGTCATCAACGCCGGTGGCATCATCAACGTATCGACCGAATATCTCGACGATGGCGGCTACGAACTGGTGCGCCAGCGCATCGCGGCGATCCCGGGCCGGCTCGACCAGATCTGGGAAGAGAGCGCGTCGAGCGGTCGCGATCCGGCTGCAGTCGCCGATGCGATGGCAAAGCGACTGATCGGCCGCGCCTGA
- a CDS encoding heme ABC transporter permease, whose product MHRFANPSRFLKIARPVTGWTLWSGILLVVAGIVGGLFLVPADYLQGETFRILYIHAPSAWLGMAGWSGIAVASIAVLVWRHPLAAIAGRALAPVGATFTALCLITGSIWGRPTWGTWWEWDGRLTSMLILFFLFLGYMALADAEADRRPDGEGRLTAIFGLVGAINLPIIHYSVIWWNTLHQGRSISIVEGRSSIDPSMLWPLGLAFLGFTLLFTAIVLMRMRAMIAQQKVDRRLKRRAETGA is encoded by the coding sequence ATGCATCGCTTCGCCAACCCCTCCCGCTTCCTCAAGATTGCGCGGCCCGTGACAGGCTGGACCCTGTGGTCCGGCATTCTGCTCGTGGTTGCGGGCATTGTCGGCGGCCTGTTCTTAGTGCCTGCCGATTACCTGCAGGGCGAAACGTTTCGCATTCTCTATATTCACGCGCCGTCCGCGTGGCTCGGCATGGCCGGGTGGAGCGGTATCGCCGTGGCCTCGATCGCCGTCTTGGTCTGGCGCCATCCGCTCGCGGCCATTGCCGGAAGGGCCTTGGCCCCGGTGGGCGCGACCTTCACGGCGCTGTGCCTGATCACCGGATCGATCTGGGGACGCCCGACATGGGGCACTTGGTGGGAATGGGACGGGCGTCTCACCAGCATGCTCATCCTGTTCTTCCTGTTTCTCGGCTACATGGCGCTGGCCGATGCCGAGGCGGATCGCCGACCTGACGGGGAAGGGCGGCTCACTGCCATTTTCGGACTGGTTGGTGCGATCAACCTGCCGATCATTCATTACAGCGTGATCTGGTGGAATACGCTCCACCAAGGGCGCTCGATCAGCATTGTCGAAGGGCGTAGCAGCATCGATCCGTCGATGCTCTGGCCGCTCGGCCTCGCTTTTCTCGGCTTCACGCTCCTGTTCACCGCGATCGTCCTGATGCGGATGCGCGCCATGATCGCGCAGCAGAAGGTCGATCGCCGCCTCAAGCGACGCGCGGAGACGGGCGCATGA
- the ccmE gene encoding cytochrome c maturation protein CcmE, with product MKPKQQRLMLVIIAIAAIAGASVLALWGLSDRAAFFVTPSDIAEGKAETGVALRLGGMVEEGSIERSDEGLSVSFLLHDGKARVPVTYTGILPDLFVEGSGAVAEGQLGPDGTFRADRILARHDENYMPPEIADELAAGGSPTS from the coding sequence GTGAAGCCCAAGCAGCAACGCCTGATGCTCGTGATCATCGCGATCGCCGCCATTGCCGGCGCGTCGGTGCTGGCACTGTGGGGCCTGTCCGACCGTGCCGCTTTCTTCGTGACGCCAAGCGATATTGCCGAGGGCAAGGCCGAGACGGGCGTCGCACTGCGTCTTGGCGGCATGGTCGAGGAGGGGTCGATCGAGCGAAGCGATGAGGGACTGTCGGTCAGCTTCCTGCTGCATGACGGCAAGGCGCGCGTGCCGGTGACCTATACCGGGATCCTGCCCGATCTTTTCGTCGAAGGATCGGGTGCGGTGGCCGAAGGGCAGCTGGGACCCGACGGGACATTCCGCGCCGACCGCATCCTCGCGCGCCATGACGAGAATTACATGCCGCCGGAAATTGCTGACGAGCTTGCCGCCGGGGGCAGCCCCACCTCATGA
- a CDS encoding heme lyase CcmF/NrfE family subunit, with protein sequence MTAELGHALLWLAAALALVQLGLGIATLRGSDVLKATRAVAIVQALLVLGSFIALIRLFMVTDLSVLLVATHSHTEKPAFYKFAATWGNHEGSMLLWVLLLSLFGAMLAMFAKRLDPKTLGISLGTQAGIGLGFFAFLLFSSNPFARLNPSVVEGRGLNPVLQDPGLVYHPPLLYVGYVGLSVLFSLAVGAMLAGKVDAALGRAMRPWALLSWIFLTAGILGGSYWAYYELGWGGYWFWDPVENASLMPWLAATALLHSVSVLAAREALRAWTMMLALIGFTMSMLGTFLVRSGLITSVHAFAVDPERGVFILVLMALYVGLAFTIYGLKIAAVRAGEPFEPVSREGALVANNLLLSAILALVLIGTFYPVVAEAFGAAISVGPPYFNLVTAPLALLLAALLFIGPSLNWKKQSKPTSRAIHVAWLAAVAALIAPLLFGAEMTFFERLGLSLGVGLALGSLVPLMGRKLWRTPAPIWGMVTAHFGIALLFIGIASESAFTSERLALVRAGDEIEVAGWTVQVRDIRPALGPNWSAIEAQLVASRGSGAVEMLPQQRQFLSPPTMTSESDLVTRWNGQLYATLGQGNLQEGYQLRLWWKPMVTLIWLGAALIVLGGLISLIGRGVAAWRRRERNPEAKGYREARAW encoded by the coding sequence ATGACCGCCGAACTTGGTCACGCCTTGCTTTGGCTCGCAGCGGCGCTGGCGCTGGTGCAGCTCGGGCTCGGCATCGCGACCCTGCGCGGCAGCGATGTGCTGAAAGCCACTCGCGCCGTCGCTATCGTGCAGGCGCTGCTGGTCCTCGGTTCCTTCATCGCGCTCATTCGGCTCTTCATGGTCACCGACCTTTCGGTCCTCCTGGTTGCGACGCATAGCCACACGGAAAAGCCGGCCTTCTACAAGTTTGCGGCGACCTGGGGGAACCATGAAGGCTCGATGTTGCTCTGGGTCCTGCTGCTCAGCCTGTTCGGGGCAATGCTGGCCATGTTCGCCAAGCGGCTCGATCCCAAGACGCTGGGCATCAGCCTCGGGACGCAGGCCGGTATCGGGCTCGGCTTCTTCGCTTTCTTGCTCTTCTCCTCAAACCCGTTCGCGCGTCTCAATCCGTCGGTGGTCGAGGGCAGGGGGCTCAACCCGGTCCTGCAGGACCCCGGCCTCGTCTATCACCCGCCTTTGCTCTACGTCGGCTATGTCGGACTGTCGGTGCTGTTCAGCCTTGCCGTCGGCGCCATGCTGGCCGGAAAGGTCGATGCGGCGCTGGGGCGCGCCATGCGCCCTTGGGCATTGCTGTCGTGGATCTTCCTCACGGCAGGGATCCTCGGCGGCAGCTACTGGGCCTATTACGAGCTGGGTTGGGGCGGTTACTGGTTCTGGGATCCGGTCGAGAATGCCTCTCTCATGCCGTGGTTGGCCGCGACGGCCTTGCTCCATTCGGTGTCGGTATTGGCTGCGCGCGAAGCGCTGCGGGCGTGGACGATGATGCTGGCGCTGATCGGCTTCACCATGTCGATGCTCGGCACTTTTCTGGTCCGCTCGGGCCTTATAACGTCGGTGCATGCCTTTGCCGTGGATCCCGAACGCGGGGTTTTCATCCTGGTCCTGATGGCGCTTTATGTCGGTCTCGCCTTTACGATCTACGGGCTCAAGATTGCTGCTGTGCGTGCGGGCGAGCCATTCGAACCGGTCAGCCGCGAAGGGGCGCTCGTCGCCAATAACCTGCTGCTGTCCGCCATCCTCGCGCTGGTCCTGATCGGGACCTTCTATCCGGTTGTTGCCGAAGCATTCGGCGCGGCGATTTCGGTTGGCCCGCCTTACTTCAATCTCGTGACTGCGCCGCTAGCCCTATTGCTGGCCGCATTGCTGTTCATCGGTCCCAGTCTCAATTGGAAGAAGCAGTCCAAGCCGACTTCCAGAGCCATCCATGTAGCGTGGCTTGCCGCGGTGGCTGCACTGATCGCGCCGCTATTGTTCGGGGCCGAGATGACCTTCTTCGAACGGCTCGGCCTATCGCTTGGCGTTGGCCTCGCCCTGGGCAGCCTCGTGCCGCTCATGGGGCGCAAGCTCTGGCGCACTCCCGCGCCCATCTGGGGGATGGTCACCGCGCATTTCGGGATTGCGTTGCTGTTCATCGGGATTGCCAGCGAAAGCGCCTTCACCAGCGAGCGGCTTGCCCTCGTCCGTGCTGGCGATGAGATCGAGGTGGCGGGATGGACCGTGCAGGTGCGCGACATCCGCCCAGCGCTCGGTCCCAATTGGTCGGCAATCGAGGCCCAACTAGTCGCGTCGCGCGGCTCGGGTGCGGTCGAGATGCTGCCGCAGCAGCGACAGTTCCTTTCGCCGCCGACGATGACCAGCGAAAGCGATTTGGTCACCCGCTGGAATGGCCAGCTTTACGCGACCCTCGGCCAAGGCAACCTGCAAGAAGGATATCAGCTCCGTCTTTGGTGGAAGCCGATGGTGACGCTCATCTGGCTGGGCGCGGCGCTGATCGTGCTTGGCGGTCTTATCTCGCTTATCGGCCGAGGCGTGGCCGCCTGGCGCCGCCGCGAACGCAACCCTGAGGCGAAGGGCTATCGGGAGGCGCGCGCATGGTGA
- a CDS encoding redoxin domain-containing protein: MVRRFLPAIIVLALIGFVALRLVTGERTDIRSQLVGQPAPELVLPVAVGGKPGIDGFATGEPRLINLFGSWCRPCIDEAPLFEELAEAGIPIDGIVVRDTPEAVADFLARYGDPFARAGDDPDSQAMLALGATGVPETFLVDGEGIIRYHVQGPLAPEDVAPLIARWEALK; this comes from the coding sequence ATGGTGAGACGTTTCCTGCCTGCCATCATCGTGCTCGCCCTGATCGGCTTCGTCGCATTGCGCCTGGTTACTGGCGAACGCACCGATATTCGCAGCCAGCTTGTCGGCCAGCCTGCTCCCGAACTCGTGCTTCCCGTAGCAGTCGGGGGAAAGCCAGGCATTGACGGTTTCGCCACCGGGGAGCCGCGGCTCATCAACCTTTTCGGCAGCTGGTGTCGCCCGTGCATCGACGAAGCGCCCTTGTTCGAAGAACTGGCCGAGGCGGGTATCCCGATCGACGGTATCGTCGTCCGGGATACGCCCGAAGCCGTCGCCGACTTCCTCGCGCGCTATGGTGATCCGTTCGCGCGTGCCGGCGACGATCCCGACAGCCAGGCCATGCTGGCACTTGGCGCGACCGGTGTGCCGGAAACCTTCCTTGTCGATGGCGAGGGTATCATTCGCTATCACGTCCAGGGCCCGCTCGCGCCCGAAGATGTCGCCCCGTTGATCGCTCGATGGGAGGCGCTCAAATGA